Below is a genomic region from Deinococcus aquaedulcis.
CGGCCGTATGGAGCCGGAGCGCGTAGCGTTCGCCTGAAGGAATATCCACGCGAAAGACGCTGTTCTCGCCCTCTCGCAACAGGGTGATGTGGGCCTGACGTAGGCCATATTCCTCCAGGAGGAGGCGGCTCAACCCATCATGCTGAGCGGAGTGGAGGGTAGAACGTGTGCCTGAAGAGCCCATCTGGTGAGTGTAGGGGCTGTATGGCATGGCTAAGAGCGTCAGATGGCTTAGGGGGTAAAGGTAGTGTCGAGACGCTGCCAAGCCCTTAAGATGAACTGACTAATTTGATATCACAAAATATCCTGCCATTATTGTGGGAGAAGGGTGGAGGATTACCTCAGACTGGGCGGCTGTCAGAGTGGCGTGAGAGGCCCGCCGCTAGGCTGCGCCGATATGTCCGCTCTGGACGCCTTGCCTGGCTCTCACTCTGCCGAGCACCTGCAGCCCACCCTGCAGAACGTGCTTCAGGGCGACATGGGACCAGAGCCGGCCTTTGACCGGCTGGCCGCCCTGGTGGGACACGTGCTGGGCAGTCCCATCGTGCTGATTGCGCTGGTTGACGCCCAGCACCTCTGGTTCAAAAGTGCCCTGGGCTTGGACCTGAGCCAGATGGACCCGGCGCGCGTGTTCTGCCAGCATATGCTGAGCGCCCCTGAGCCCCTGGTGGTGCCCGAAACCCGGACCCATCCCCAGTTCAGCAGTAACGCGCTGGTCATGGGAGCGCCCTTTCTGCGCTTCTACGCTGGCGTGCCGCTGCAGGCGCCGGGCGGTCAGGTGCTGGGCACCCTGTGCATCATGGACCAGACACCACGTCCAGCGTTCGGCGCCGAGGACTTGCGCACGCTGCAGGATCTGGCCGAAACGGTGGTACGCGAGCTGGAGTTACGCCGTGCCCTGCAGGTCACCCAGCACGCCCTGCAACAGCAGCGGCGCAGCGAGGCGCTGGGCACCGCCATGCTGAATGCGGCGCTGGACGGCGTGGTGACCATGGACAGCCAGGGCCGTGTGCTGGAGTGGAATGCCGCCGCCGAGCAGATCTTTGGCTACCGCCGCCAGGAGGTTCTGGGTCAGGAACTGGCCGGGCTGATTGTGCCGCCCGACGCCCGCGAGGCCCACCGGCGCGGGCTGGCCCACTATCTGCGCACCCGGCACGGGCCGGTGCTGGGGCGGCGCATTGAAGTGCAGGCGCTGCGGCGGGACGGCGAACTCTTTCCCTGTGAACTGGCGATCACGCCGGTGGAAAGTGGCGAGGAGCTGCTGTTCACGGCCCACCTGCGCGACCTCACCGAGCGGCGCGCGGCCGAGGCGGCACTGCACGACAGCCACGCCCTGCTGCGCGCGGTGGTGGACACGGTGCCCGAAGCCATCTTCGTCAAGGACCGGCAGGAGCGCTACGTGATGATCAACGCCGCTGGCGCCGG
It encodes:
- a CDS encoding PAS domain S-box protein is translated as MSALDALPGSHSAEHLQPTLQNVLQGDMGPEPAFDRLAALVGHVLGSPIVLIALVDAQHLWFKSALGLDLSQMDPARVFCQHMLSAPEPLVVPETRTHPQFSSNALVMGAPFLRFYAGVPLQAPGGQVLGTLCIMDQTPRPAFGAEDLRTLQDLAETVVRELELRRALQVTQHALQQQRRSEALGTAMLNAALDGVVTMDSQGRVLEWNAAAEQIFGYRRQEVLGQELAGLIVPPDAREAHRRGLAHYLRTRHGPVLGRRIEVQALRRDGELFPCELAITPVESGEELLFTAHLRDLTERRAAEAALHDSHALLRAVVDTVPEAIFVKDRQERYVMINAAGAGLIGRPADEILGHTDQELFPAATALHSGQQDRLVLDTGQTAQYEVTDQLTDGRVRSFLSTKSAYHDAQGEVRGLIGSAIDLTDRKALAAQLEEQNAQLAAHVQARTQELEAAQLEMLERLARAAEHRDEDTGEHVHRVARAAAGIASQLGLGPETVALLERAAPLHDVGKIGVPDAILLKPGRLTPEEFDIVKTHTTIGASLLDDSRSVLMQAAQTIALTHHERWDGAGYPQGLRGEAIPLLGRIVAVADVYDALTSERPYKRAWTHEAAVAELRAQAGRQFDPQVVAAFEGWQASESERSEA